CACTCATGGCACCTGTAGGGTCTCTCCCCGGTGTGGATCCGATAGTGAACGATAAGGTGTGAGGTGTTGGTGAAGCTCAGCCCACACTCAGGGCATTTGTGGGGTCTCTCACCGGTGTGGAGCTTCTTGTGCTGGTTGAGGTTGGAGCGGCGACTGAAGCACTTCCCACAGTCAGAGCAGAGATAGAATTTCTCAGGTTTGTGCACCAAGCTCTGCTTTTGGAGCTTGGTGCTGTCACCGAGTTTTATCCCGCTGTCAGGACACTTGCAGCACTTCTCCAGCTGGTGGGAAGCAAGGTCGGAGCTGTCATCAAAGCTTTTCCCACACTCAGGACACTTATGGGGCTGCTCCACCACGTGCAGCTGCTGGTGTTGGCTCAGGCTGTTGCTACAGTCAAAGGTTTTCCTGCAGTTGGTACACTCGTACGTCCGCCCTTCAACACGGATACTTGGATGGACGCCTGACTCCTTGGGATCCTCCAAAGTGCCTTCAGGAGcatccagctcctcctgcccttgcCCAGGGCATGGCTCCACTTCTGCCTGCTCTTTTAGGGCCTCATCCTGCTTGGGATCCTGGCACACAGCCCCTTCCTCCGTCCTCACGCTGGGGCCATTTGCTTCTGCCTGCTGGGAGTCAACTGGTTGGGGTTTCTCCTCTTTGTGGCCACCAGCACCTGTTGGTGGAGAACAGGGACGAGATGGGAGTTGGCCCACAGAAAATCAAGAGTCTCCACATACCATTGACCTTCACATTCCATTAACCTTCCCATCCCATTGAACTTACCCACCCCATTGACCTTCCCATCCCATTGACCTTCCCCCTCCATTGACCTTCCCATCCCACTGACCTTCCCATCCCATTCACCTTCCATCCCACTGACCTTCCCATCCCATTGACTTTCCCATCCCATTGACCTTACCATCACATTCACCTTCCCACCCCATGCACCTACCCATGCCATTGATCTTCTCATCCCATGGAAATTCCCACCCCATTCACCTTCCCACCTcatgcacagccccagctcaaCCCACAGAGGTTCTCAAGGATAGACCCACTATGGGGAATGGAGCTTTGCTCATGGGTACGTGCGGGACCTTAGGATAACAGTATGGGAGCCATTTTCTGTGCGTGGCTTCATTCTCCCTCTTCCCACAATTCATGACCAGGATGCAGGAAAGGCTTATCCAGGGAAGGGAGAaatttggaggagaaaacacCGATTTTGAGTAAAGGGTGGTTACCTGGTGAGGCCATGgtctcagagctgctctgctgggtgtCCTGCAATGGAGAATCCTGATGGTCAACCTTCTCCACAAGATGGACCTTTTTATGCGCGTTACAGCGGAAGTTCTGGGTGAAACCCTTCCCACACACGGGGCACTTGTAGGGTTTCTCACCCGTGTGCACCGTCTTGTGGCGGACGAGGTCGGAGCTCTTGCGGAAGCTCTTCCCGCAGTCCCGGCACTCGTAGGGCCTCTCGCCCGTGTGGACACGGCGGTGCATGATGAGGTATTGGTGGCGGGCGAAGCGCTTCCCGCAGTCGGGGCACACATAGGGCTTCTCTTCAGTGTGCACGGACTGGTGGGCAATGAGGTGGGAGCTCTGGATGAATTTCTTCCCACAGCTCAGGCACTTGTAGGGCTTCTCTCCCCGGTGGAGCATCTCGTGGATGAGCAGCGGGGAGCTGTCGTTGAAGCCCTTCCCACACTCGGAGCACTTGTAGGGCCGCTCGCCTGTGTGCAGGCGCTGGTGACGGACCAAGTTATGCCTCCAGTTGAACGTCGTCCCGCACTCGTTGCATTTATATGCTCCCTTCCTGCGTTTGGCTTTCACCCGTGGCTTTCTTTCGCCACCCGTGCTTCCCTGCTCACCTTCTTGCAACCCCTGCCTGGCTTCGTGTCCTTCCCAGCTTTCTGAGCCTTCGCCGTGCCCCAGCTCCTCCGCATCATCTTCTATCACCACGATGTCTTCCCCCACCTGCACGTGCACTGTGTGCCTCgccttcccattttccttcttgttcatcctccccatccctgcgGCAACAGAGAGAAGATCTTGACGCAGCCGTGCCCGCTCCCGCGGCACACATCCTTCCAGGTGCTCGCCGAATCCCTCCCCAAGCCTGCCGCGCCACAgcttcccccaccccatcccctccGTCCTCACCCCTCCACccccttattttttattttttttaaaggggggggggctcaACCCACCTGCAAGGTGTGCTTCGCTCTGCACCCGCCCCGACACGCGGTTCATGATGCAAACGCGTGGCGGAGGGGGGATGCGTGAAACCAACCCGCTCGCAATGGGATGGGGGGTCGGGGAGTCCTGGAGGACCCCAATCCTGTTCCACCACCCCCCTGCTTTACACCCCCAGACCCCCTCCCCCCAGCTCTCCACCCTCCCCCGCTGCAGCCTCCGCTCGCCCTTGTCCCAACCCCTTCCTGTGTCTCTGCACACCCAACCGGGCTGCAACTGGCCCcgagcagtgctgcagaggggGCTGCGGTCatgagggggctgcgggggggccgGGCATCCTCCCTGCTTTGCTTTATCCCATGCACAAAGCCAGGCGGGAGAGCAGCTCCAGGGGGGAGAATCCTTCGGTGTGCAGCCCCCATCGGGGCTTCCTGAAAATTTTGGTAAAGAAATGAATTTAAGGTACAGCTTGCATCTCACGCAGGGTTTGCATTGGTGTCTGCAAATTGAATTTGCTGTTCAGGCTGGATTTCgtgatattttgcttttaaaagaggCTCACAAGGGATGTCAGGGCAAGGGGGGGGTGATACCAAATTCCatgaaaccaaaagcaaaataacaggAGGCCTCAATTGGAGAAGCCAAAATGTGGTTGGGCTTGTGGAAATTAAACCTTAAGTTCAGTTTATTGGGAtgaaacaggagaagaaatccCCCTGGGTTTGCAGGTGAGGAAATGCTGGTACTGACAGAGATTTGCTCTCATGGAGATGTTCTTTAGGATAGCCAGAGCATGGGGTAAGGCTGGTTTCGAGTTGGGAATTATTTTGGCATCGTGGTTTCTAAAGCTGTTTGACTTGTTCTTGGATGTTTTACCCAGAGACGGGCTTGGGTTGCACACCAGCATGGGGTGCACGGGTGGGATAAAGCAATTCCTTGACCCACAGGCTGcatctcctccccttccctggaGGGGCCAGAGTGGGTAACTCGCAAGGAAACTCATCAggattttattaaatataagaATACATAAGGCAGTCAAGgcaaaaataagagaaagaggaaaaaaaaaaaagaggaaaaagacaaagaaataatgttCCCCTCTTTGCTCACTACAGAAGGTACAAAACCTGACTTCTGCCGGGGAGCAAGAAGAAAATCCCCCAAATGCTTGAGATTTCACAAATTAACAGCACCCATGAGGTTTAACCTCAGCCTGAAGCCAAGACGAGGAGAACATCACTGAAATCAGTCTTTCTGGCCCCAAAATGCCCAACGAGGTCACTAAGATGGGACTTGTGTTGGCTCCTCATCCTcgtcctcatcctcatcctcgTCCTCATCCTTATCCTCTGCCATTTCATGTTCTACCTAGTCTTTGggatttccctttcccttcttgctCGTCCTCCCCATAGCTGTGGGGATGAGAACCCTGCCTGCAGCCGTG
This window of the Cygnus olor isolate bCygOlo1 chromosome 33, bCygOlo1.pri.v2, whole genome shotgun sequence genome carries:
- the LOC121062619 gene encoding zinc finger protein 271-like isoform X2, which codes for MGRMNKKENGKARHTVHVQVGEDIVVIEDDAEELGHGEGSESWEGHEARQGLQEGEQGSTGGERKPRVKAKRRKGAYKCNECGTTFNWRHNLVRHQRLHTGERPYKCSECGKGFNDSSPLLIHEMLHRGEKPYKCLSCGKKFIQSSHLIAHQSVHTEEKPYVCPDCGKRFARHQYLIMHRRVHTGERPYECRDCGKSFRKSSDLVRHKTVHTGEKPYKCPVCGKGFTQNFRCNAHKKVHLVEKVDHQDSPLQDTQQSSSETMASPGAGGHKEEKPQPVDSQQAEANGPSVRTEEGAVCQDPKQDEALKEQAEVEPCPGQGQEELDAPEGTLEDPKESGVHPSIRVEGRTYECTNCRKTFDCSNSLSQHQQLHVVEQPHKCPECGKSFDDSSDLASHQLEKCCKCPDSGIKLGDSTKLQKQSLVHKPEKFYLCSDCGKCFSRRSNLNQHKKLHTGERPHKCPECGLSFTNTSHLIVHYRIHTGERPYRCHECGKGFTMSTKCLKHERTHTGETPYRCSKCGNCYRTKISLMSHMRMHMH
- the LOC121062619 gene encoding zinc finger protein 271-like isoform X1 — encoded protein: MNRVSGRVQSEAHLAGMGRMNKKENGKARHTVHVQVGEDIVVIEDDAEELGHGEGSESWEGHEARQGLQEGEQGSTGGERKPRVKAKRRKGAYKCNECGTTFNWRHNLVRHQRLHTGERPYKCSECGKGFNDSSPLLIHEMLHRGEKPYKCLSCGKKFIQSSHLIAHQSVHTEEKPYVCPDCGKRFARHQYLIMHRRVHTGERPYECRDCGKSFRKSSDLVRHKTVHTGEKPYKCPVCGKGFTQNFRCNAHKKVHLVEKVDHQDSPLQDTQQSSSETMASPGAGGHKEEKPQPVDSQQAEANGPSVRTEEGAVCQDPKQDEALKEQAEVEPCPGQGQEELDAPEGTLEDPKESGVHPSIRVEGRTYECTNCRKTFDCSNSLSQHQQLHVVEQPHKCPECGKSFDDSSDLASHQLEKCCKCPDSGIKLGDSTKLQKQSLVHKPEKFYLCSDCGKCFSRRSNLNQHKKLHTGERPHKCPECGLSFTNTSHLIVHYRIHTGERPYRCHECGKGFTMSTKCLKHERTHTGETPYRCSKCGNCYRTKISLMSHMRMHMH